A genomic window from Streptomyces sp. MST-110588 includes:
- a CDS encoding Lrp/AsnC family transcriptional regulator, which translates to MKSEDVDLDEIDRGVVHALRIDGRAPFRLIGQALEVSENTVARRYRRLRTAGVLRVVGTVNGARLGQHAWTVRLRCTPDAAGPVARALAARADTSYVHLLSGGTEISCSVQTPTADDSEALLLHKLPRTARITSVSAHLLLDHYALPGDWKGPDCLTPGQAALFCPPPADGPDVTLGPADHPLLDALARDGRASHTELAAATGWSPSTVRRRVDALRRAGVLAFMVDIPPAALGFRAEARLWMSVRPSGLTEVASAMAGHPEVSLVALTTGPTNLLAVVNCRDAVDLARYLTERVGSLDAIRAVETAPVIRTVKRAGTLLPVARAAAGGR; encoded by the coding sequence GTGAAGAGCGAAGACGTCGACCTCGACGAGATCGACCGGGGTGTTGTGCACGCCCTGCGGATCGACGGGCGGGCCCCGTTCCGGCTCATCGGGCAGGCCCTGGAAGTGTCCGAGAACACCGTCGCCCGGCGCTACCGCCGGCTGCGTACGGCGGGGGTCCTGCGGGTCGTCGGTACGGTCAACGGCGCCCGGCTCGGGCAGCACGCCTGGACCGTACGGCTCCGGTGCACCCCGGACGCGGCGGGCCCGGTCGCCAGGGCGCTGGCCGCCCGCGCCGACACCTCCTACGTCCATCTGCTCTCCGGCGGTACGGAGATCTCGTGCAGTGTCCAGACGCCCACCGCCGACGACAGCGAGGCGCTGCTGCTGCACAAACTGCCCCGTACCGCCCGGATCACCTCCGTCTCGGCCCACCTCCTGCTCGACCATTACGCGCTGCCGGGCGACTGGAAGGGCCCGGACTGCCTGACTCCCGGGCAGGCCGCGCTCTTCTGCCCGCCGCCTGCCGACGGTCCTGATGTGACCCTCGGTCCGGCGGACCATCCGCTGCTGGACGCGCTGGCCCGGGACGGGCGGGCGAGCCACACCGAACTCGCCGCCGCGACCGGATGGTCGCCGTCCACCGTGCGGCGGCGGGTGGACGCGCTGCGCCGGGCCGGGGTGCTGGCCTTCATGGTCGACATCCCGCCCGCCGCGCTCGGCTTCCGCGCCGAGGCCCGTCTGTGGATGTCCGTACGGCCTTCGGGGCTCACCGAAGTGGCGTCCGCGATGGCCGGCCATCCCGAGGTGTCGCTGGTGGCGCTGACCACCGGGCCGACCAATCTGCTGGCGGTCGTCAACTGCCGTGACGCGGTGGACCTCGCGCGGTATCTGACGGAGCGGGTCGGCTCGCTGGACGCGATCCGTGCCGTCGAGACGGCCCCGGTCATCCGTACGGTCAAGCGCGCCGGGACGCTGCTGCCGGTGGCGCGGGCGGCGGCGGGCGGGCGGTGA
- the xseA gene encoding exodeoxyribonuclease VII large subunit translates to MAVNTSAEAPIPVGEVSRLIGGWIDRLGAVWVEGQITQLSRRPGAGVVFLTLRDPSYDISVSVTCYRQVFDRIADVVSEGARVVVHAKPEWYAPRGQLSLRAAEIRPVGVGELLARLEQLKKSLAAEGLFAAERKKSLPFLPQLIGLVCGRASAAERDVLENARLRWPAVRFEVRNVPVQGVHAVPQVIEAVKELDELPEVDVIIVARGGGSVEDLLPFSDEQLVRAVGAARTPVVSAIGHEPDSPLLDLVADLRASTPTDAAKKVVPDVGEELGRIQQLRQRALRAVGGFLDREERGLAAALSRPSIQRPHRMVEERAEQVQALCERGRRTLGHLLDRADSELTHTLARVVALSPKATLERGYAVLQKPDGTAVRSPAEVVADEQLRARVAEGEFQVQVQGRGQDRGQGSQGQKDGQGQVRDEVGVPGAVTPPA, encoded by the coding sequence ATGGCTGTCAACACGTCCGCGGAGGCGCCGATCCCGGTCGGCGAGGTGTCGCGGCTCATCGGCGGGTGGATCGACCGGCTCGGGGCGGTGTGGGTCGAGGGGCAGATCACGCAGCTCTCCCGGCGCCCCGGCGCGGGGGTCGTCTTCCTGACGCTGCGCGATCCCTCGTACGACATCTCCGTGAGCGTGACGTGCTACCGCCAGGTCTTCGACCGGATCGCGGACGTGGTCAGCGAGGGCGCCCGGGTGGTCGTGCACGCCAAGCCGGAGTGGTACGCCCCGCGCGGCCAGCTCTCCCTGCGGGCCGCCGAGATCCGGCCGGTGGGGGTCGGCGAACTGCTCGCCAGGCTGGAGCAGTTGAAGAAGTCACTGGCGGCGGAGGGGCTGTTCGCGGCCGAGCGCAAGAAGTCGCTGCCGTTCCTGCCGCAGCTCATCGGGCTGGTGTGCGGGCGGGCCAGCGCCGCCGAGCGGGACGTGCTGGAGAACGCCCGGCTGCGCTGGCCCGCGGTCCGCTTCGAGGTGCGCAACGTGCCCGTACAGGGCGTGCACGCCGTGCCGCAGGTGATCGAGGCGGTCAAGGAGCTGGACGAGCTGCCCGAGGTGGACGTGATCATCGTGGCGCGCGGCGGCGGCAGCGTGGAGGACCTGCTGCCGTTCTCGGACGAGCAGCTCGTACGTGCCGTGGGCGCGGCCCGTACGCCCGTCGTCTCGGCGATCGGCCATGAGCCCGACTCCCCGCTGCTGGACCTGGTCGCCGACCTGCGGGCGTCCACGCCGACGGACGCGGCGAAGAAGGTCGTGCCGGACGTGGGCGAGGAGCTGGGGCGCATCCAGCAGTTGCGGCAGCGGGCGCTGCGCGCCGTCGGCGGCTTTCTGGACCGCGAGGAGCGGGGGCTGGCGGCGGCCCTGAGCAGGCCGTCGATACAGCGCCCGCACCGCATGGTGGAGGAGCGCGCGGAGCAGGTCCAGGCGCTGTGCGAGCGCGGGCGGCGCACGCTCGGCCATCTGCTGGACCGGGCGGACTCCGAGCTGACGCACACCCTGGCGCGCGTGGTGGCGCTCTCGCCGAAGGCGACGCTGGAGCGCGGGTACGCGGTGCTGCAGAAGCCGGACGGGACGGCCGTGCGCTCGCCGGCGGAGGTGGTCGCGGACGAGCAGCTCCGGGCCCGGGTGGCCGAGGGCGAGTTCCAGGTTCAGGTGCAGGGCCGGGGACAGGACCGGGGGCAGGGGAGCCAGGGGCAGAAGGATGGCCAGGGGCAGGTCCGGGACGAGGTCGGCGTTCCGGGCGCTGTCACACCCCCCGCATAG
- a CDS encoding exodeoxyribonuclease VII small subunit, with protein MAKTDGTDSAGSADGTGSTAEAKRAETDSTLGYEQARDELIEVVRSLEAGGTTLEESLALWERGEELAKVCRRWLDGARARLDAALAESERAAGQED; from the coding sequence ATGGCGAAGACGGACGGTACGGACAGCGCGGGCAGCGCGGACGGTACGGGGAGCACGGCGGAGGCCAAGCGGGCGGAGACCGACTCCACGCTCGGCTACGAGCAGGCACGGGACGAGCTGATCGAGGTCGTCCGCAGCCTGGAGGCGGGCGGGACGACGCTGGAGGAGTCGCTGGCGCTGTGGGAGCGCGGCGAGGAACTGGCGAAGGTGTGCCGGCGCTGGCTGGACGGCGCGCGGGCCCGGCTGGACGCGGCACTGGCGGAGTCGGAGCGGGCGGCCGGGCAGGAGGACTGA
- a CDS encoding malonic semialdehyde reductase has product MSLALDPAAQDLLFREAQTANTFTDEPVADEQIQAVYDLVKFAPTAFNQSPLRITLVRSQDARKRLVNHAMGANGPKTLAAPLTVILSVDLDFHEKLPRLFPALPDIKDTYFSEPAAREAAGTQNATLQAGYFILGIRAAGLAAGPMTGFDFAGVDKEFFGDGKQKSFLVVNVGKPGADAFFPRSPRLEFAEAAATV; this is encoded by the coding sequence ATGTCTCTCGCCCTTGACCCCGCCGCTCAGGACCTGCTCTTCCGCGAGGCCCAGACCGCCAACACGTTCACGGACGAGCCGGTGGCCGACGAGCAGATCCAGGCCGTCTACGACCTGGTCAAGTTCGCCCCGACCGCCTTCAACCAGTCGCCGCTGCGCATCACGCTGGTGCGCTCGCAGGACGCGCGCAAGCGCCTGGTCAACCACGCCATGGGCGCCAACGGCCCCAAGACGCTGGCCGCCCCGCTGACCGTGATCCTCTCCGTGGACCTGGACTTCCACGAGAAGCTGCCGCGCCTCTTCCCGGCCCTCCCGGACATCAAGGACACGTACTTCTCCGAGCCGGCCGCCCGCGAGGCCGCCGGCACCCAGAACGCGACGCTGCAGGCCGGCTACTTCATCCTGGGCATCCGCGCGGCCGGCCTGGCCGCCGGCCCGATGACCGGCTTCGACTTCGCCGGCGTGGACAAGGAGTTCTTCGGCGACGGCAAGCAGAAGTCGTTCCTGGTGGTCAACGTGGGGAAGCCGGGCGCCGACGCCTTCTTCCCGCGCTCGCCGCGCCTGGAGTTCGCCGAGGCCGCCGCGACGGTCTGA
- the glpX gene encoding class II fructose-bisphosphatase: MTEHHLPSQLEVSPEAPDRNLALELVRVTEAGAMASGRWVGRGDKNGADGAAVRAMRALIHTVSMNGVVVIGEGEKDNAPMLYNGERVGDGTGPECDVAVDPVDGTTLTAKGMGNAVSVLAVAERGSMFDPSAVFYMDKLATGPEAADFVDITAPVAVNIRRIAKAKKSSVEDVTVVILDRPRHDSLVKEVREAGARIKFISDGDVAGAIMAAREGTGVDLLLGIGGTPEGIIAACALKCLGGTLQAKLWPKNDEERQRAIDAGHDLDQVLQTDDLVRGDNVFFVATGITDGELLRGVRYRAETATTSSLVMRSKSGTIRQIDSEHRLSKLRAYSSVDFERPS, translated from the coding sequence ATGACCGAGCATCATCTGCCGTCCCAGCTCGAAGTCAGCCCCGAGGCTCCCGACCGCAACCTGGCCCTGGAACTGGTCAGGGTGACCGAGGCCGGCGCCATGGCTTCGGGCCGCTGGGTCGGGCGTGGTGACAAGAACGGCGCGGACGGCGCGGCGGTCAGAGCCATGCGCGCGCTGATCCACACGGTCTCCATGAACGGTGTCGTGGTGATCGGGGAGGGCGAGAAGGACAACGCCCCGATGCTCTACAACGGCGAGCGGGTGGGCGACGGGACCGGCCCCGAGTGCGACGTGGCCGTGGACCCGGTGGACGGCACCACCCTCACCGCCAAGGGCATGGGCAACGCCGTCTCCGTCCTGGCCGTCGCCGAGCGCGGCTCCATGTTCGACCCGTCCGCGGTCTTCTACATGGACAAGCTCGCCACCGGCCCCGAGGCCGCCGACTTCGTGGACATCACCGCCCCGGTCGCGGTGAACATCCGCCGGATCGCCAAGGCGAAGAAGTCCTCCGTCGAGGACGTCACCGTGGTCATCCTGGACCGCCCCCGCCACGACAGCCTGGTCAAGGAGGTACGGGAGGCCGGGGCGCGCATCAAGTTCATCTCCGACGGCGATGTGGCCGGCGCGATCATGGCGGCCCGCGAGGGCACCGGCGTGGACCTGCTGCTGGGCATCGGCGGTACGCCCGAGGGCATCATCGCGGCCTGTGCGCTCAAGTGCCTGGGCGGCACCCTCCAGGCCAAGCTGTGGCCCAAGAACGACGAGGAGCGGCAGCGCGCCATCGACGCCGGGCACGACCTGGACCAGGTGCTCCAGACCGACGACCTGGTCCGCGGCGACAACGTCTTCTTCGTCGCCACCGGCATCACCGACGGCGAACTGCTGCGGGGTGTGCGCTACCGCGCCGAGACCGCCACCACCTCCTCGCTGGTGATGCGCTCCAAGTCCGGCACCATCCGCCAGATCGACTCCGAGCACCGCCTCTCCAAGCTGCGCGCCTACAGCTCGGTGGACTTCGAGCGCCCGAGCTGA
- a CDS encoding WhiB family transcriptional regulator — MLLPHQPLQNAAVVPPARVHSREEAGPWHAEAVCRRDEAGLFFAPSKEPTAARLAREEAAKRVCARCPVMIECREHALLQPEPYGVWGGLTAAERRVVLARRRRREGELQRSAQLPAAG, encoded by the coding sequence GTGCTGCTACCGCATCAGCCTTTGCAGAACGCCGCAGTTGTGCCGCCTGCGCGAGTTCACTCGCGCGAAGAGGCCGGGCCCTGGCATGCGGAGGCGGTGTGCCGACGTGATGAAGCGGGGCTGTTCTTCGCGCCGTCCAAGGAACCAACGGCCGCGCGGCTGGCGCGGGAGGAGGCCGCCAAGCGGGTCTGCGCCCGCTGCCCGGTGATGATCGAATGCCGGGAGCACGCCTTGCTGCAGCCGGAGCCCTACGGGGTGTGGGGCGGGCTGACCGCGGCCGAGCGCCGGGTGGTGCTGGCCCGCCGCCGGCGGCGTGAGGGCGAGCTCCAGCGCTCGGCACAGTTGCCCGCCGCCGGCTGA
- a CDS encoding DUF1707 domain-containing protein has product MGAKTGASPAVAEGEIRASDADRDRVAEILREALAQGRLDAGEHAERIDGVYRAKTLGELEPLVRDLPVAAGAARPAPATAAYAPAHGEPRAAQSLVAVFSASYRKGRWRVPARINAVAVFGSVDIDLSEAIFEQRQVHINATAIFGSVEIRVPENVTLHSNGSGVLGAFEVRTNESQDADAPEVTVNGFAALGSVEAKPKRGKWVGDLLNRLAGRPSEPLPPDPLRKRLDG; this is encoded by the coding sequence GTGGGGGCGAAGACCGGGGCGTCACCGGCGGTGGCCGAGGGGGAGATCCGTGCCTCGGACGCGGACCGGGACCGGGTCGCGGAGATCCTGCGCGAGGCGCTGGCGCAGGGCCGGCTGGACGCCGGGGAACACGCCGAGCGCATCGACGGGGTCTACCGGGCCAAGACGCTGGGTGAACTGGAGCCGTTGGTCCGGGACCTGCCCGTGGCGGCGGGTGCCGCCCGGCCGGCGCCCGCGACCGCCGCGTACGCACCCGCACACGGCGAACCGCGGGCCGCCCAGTCGCTGGTCGCGGTCTTCAGCGCCTCGTACCGCAAGGGCCGCTGGCGGGTGCCCGCGCGCATCAACGCCGTGGCCGTCTTCGGCAGCGTGGACATCGACCTCTCCGAAGCGATCTTCGAGCAGCGGCAGGTTCACATCAACGCCACCGCCATCTTCGGCAGCGTGGAGATACGGGTGCCGGAGAACGTCACCCTGCACAGCAACGGCTCCGGCGTCCTCGGCGCCTTCGAGGTACGGACCAACGAGTCGCAGGACGCGGACGCCCCGGAGGTCACGGTCAACGGCTTCGCCGCCCTCGGCAGCGTGGAGGCCAAGCCCAAGCGCGGCAAATGGGTCGGCGATCTGCTGAACCGCCTGGCGGGACGGCCCTCCGAGCCGCTGCCGCCGGACCCTTTGCGCAAGCGCCTGGACGGCTGA
- a CDS encoding fumarate hydratase, with protein MPEFAYTDLLPLGEDNTPYRLVTSEGVSTFEADGRTFLKVEPEALRKLAAEAMHDISHYLRPAHLAQLRRILDDPEASANDRFVALDLLKNANIAAAGVLPMCQDTGTAIVMGKRGQNVLTEGGDEEALSRGIYDAYTQLNLRYSQMAPLTMWEEKNTGSNLPAQIELYATDGDAYKFLFMAKGGGSANKSFLFQETKAVLNEASMMKFLEQKIRSLGTAACPPYHLAIVVGGTSAEYALKTAKYASAHYLDELPAEGSPTGHGFRDKELEEKVFELTQKIGIGAQFGGKYFCHDVRVVRLPRHGASCPVAIAVSCSADRQAVAKITAEGVFLEQLETDPARFLPDTTDDQLTEGAGPDLDAVRIDLNRPMEDILAELTRHPVKTRLSLTGTLVVARDIAHAKIKERLDAGEGMPQYLKDHPVYYAGPAKTPEGYASGSFGPTTAGRMDAYVEQFQAAGGSKIMLAKGNRSQQVTDACKAHGGFYLGSIGGPAARLAQDCIKKVEVLEYEELGMEAVWKIEVEDFPAFIVVDDKGNDFFQDPAPAPTFTSIPVRSA; from the coding sequence ATGCCGGAATTCGCCTATACCGACCTGCTGCCCTTGGGCGAGGACAACACCCCGTACCGCCTGGTCACTTCGGAGGGTGTGAGCACCTTCGAGGCCGACGGCCGTACGTTCCTCAAGGTCGAGCCCGAGGCACTGCGCAAGCTGGCCGCCGAGGCGATGCACGACATCTCGCACTACCTGCGCCCGGCCCACCTCGCCCAGCTCCGCCGCATCCTGGACGACCCCGAAGCCTCCGCCAACGACCGCTTCGTCGCCCTGGACCTGCTGAAGAACGCGAACATCGCGGCGGCCGGCGTGCTGCCGATGTGCCAGGACACCGGTACGGCCATCGTCATGGGCAAGCGCGGGCAGAACGTGCTGACCGAAGGCGGTGACGAGGAGGCCCTCTCGCGCGGCATCTACGACGCCTACACCCAGCTCAACCTGCGCTACTCCCAGATGGCCCCGCTGACCATGTGGGAGGAGAAGAACACCGGCAGCAACCTCCCGGCGCAGATCGAGCTGTACGCCACCGACGGCGACGCGTACAAGTTCCTGTTCATGGCCAAGGGCGGTGGCAGCGCCAACAAGTCCTTCCTCTTCCAGGAGACCAAGGCGGTCCTGAACGAGGCGTCCATGATGAAGTTCCTGGAGCAGAAGATCCGCTCCCTGGGAACGGCCGCCTGCCCGCCGTACCACCTGGCGATCGTCGTCGGCGGCACCAGCGCCGAGTACGCCCTGAAGACCGCGAAGTACGCCTCCGCGCACTACCTGGACGAGCTGCCCGCCGAGGGCTCCCCCACCGGCCACGGCTTCCGGGACAAGGAGCTGGAGGAGAAGGTCTTCGAGCTGACGCAGAAGATCGGCATCGGCGCGCAGTTCGGCGGCAAGTACTTCTGCCACGACGTACGCGTGGTCCGGCTGCCCCGGCACGGCGCGTCCTGCCCGGTCGCCATCGCCGTCTCCTGCTCCGCCGACCGCCAGGCCGTCGCGAAGATCACCGCCGAGGGCGTCTTCCTGGAGCAGCTTGAGACCGACCCGGCCCGCTTCCTGCCGGACACCACCGACGACCAGCTCACCGAGGGCGCCGGCCCCGACCTGGACGCCGTACGCATCGACCTGAACCGTCCGATGGAGGACATCCTCGCCGAGCTGACCCGGCACCCGGTCAAGACCCGGCTCTCCCTGACCGGCACGCTGGTCGTCGCCCGCGACATCGCCCACGCGAAGATCAAGGAGCGGCTGGACGCGGGCGAGGGCATGCCGCAGTACCTCAAGGACCACCCGGTCTACTACGCGGGCCCGGCCAAGACCCCCGAGGGCTACGCCTCCGGCTCCTTCGGCCCGACGACGGCCGGCCGGATGGACGCCTACGTCGAGCAGTTCCAGGCGGCCGGCGGCTCGAAGATCATGCTGGCCAAGGGCAACCGCTCGCAGCAGGTCACCGATGCCTGCAAGGCGCACGGCGGCTTCTACCTCGGCTCCATCGGCGGCCCGGCCGCCCGCCTGGCGCAGGACTGCATCAAGAAGGTCGAGGTCCTCGAATACGAGGAGCTGGGCATGGAGGCGGTCTGGAAGATCGAGGTCGAGGACTTCCCCGCCTTCATCGTCGTCGACGACAAGGGGAACGACTTCTTCCAGGATCCCGCGCCGGCTCCGACGTTCACCAGCATTCCCGTCCGCTCCGCCTGA
- a CDS encoding class II fumarate hydratase, whose translation MSENGEFRIEHDSMGEVRVPAHAKWRAQTQRAVENFPVSGQRLERAHIEALARIKAAAAKVNAELGVLDKDVAEAIGQAAAEVAEGRWDEHFPVDVFQTGSGTSSNMNTNEVIATLATERLGRDVHPNDHVNASQSSNDVFPSSIHIAATAAVTGDLIPALEHLAGALERKAEEFSEVVKSGRTHLMDATPVTLGQEFGGYAAQIRYGVERLRASLPRLAELPLGGTAVGTGINTPPGFSAAVIAEVARTTGLPLTEARNHFEAQGARDGIVETSGQLRTVAVGLTKIANDLRWMASGPRTGLAEINLPDLQPGSSIMPGKVNPVVPEAVLMVAAQVMGNDATVAAAGAAGNFELNVMLPVIAKNVLESVRLLANVSRLLADRTVDGITANAERAREYAESSPSVVTPLNKYIGYEEAAKVAKKSLAERKTIREVVIASGYVERGLLTERQLDEALDVLRMTHP comes from the coding sequence ATGAGCGAGAACGGCGAATTCAGGATCGAGCACGACTCGATGGGTGAGGTGCGCGTCCCCGCGCACGCCAAGTGGCGGGCGCAGACGCAGCGGGCGGTGGAGAACTTCCCGGTCTCCGGTCAGCGGCTGGAGCGTGCGCACATCGAGGCGCTGGCCCGGATCAAGGCCGCCGCGGCGAAGGTGAACGCCGAGCTCGGGGTGCTGGACAAGGACGTGGCGGAGGCGATCGGGCAGGCCGCCGCCGAGGTGGCCGAGGGCCGCTGGGACGAGCACTTTCCCGTCGACGTCTTCCAGACCGGCTCCGGCACCTCCTCCAACATGAACACCAACGAGGTCATCGCGACGCTGGCCACCGAGCGCCTGGGCCGGGACGTCCACCCCAACGACCACGTCAACGCCAGCCAGTCCTCCAACGACGTCTTCCCCTCCTCGATCCACATCGCGGCGACGGCGGCCGTCACCGGCGATCTGATTCCGGCCCTGGAGCACCTGGCGGGGGCGCTGGAGCGCAAGGCCGAGGAGTTCTCCGAGGTCGTCAAGTCCGGCCGTACCCACCTGATGGACGCCACCCCCGTCACCCTGGGGCAGGAGTTCGGCGGGTACGCGGCGCAGATCCGGTACGGCGTCGAGCGGCTGCGGGCCTCGCTGCCGCGGCTGGCCGAACTGCCGCTGGGCGGTACGGCCGTCGGTACGGGCATCAACACCCCGCCCGGCTTCTCGGCCGCGGTGATCGCCGAAGTGGCCCGTACGACGGGGCTGCCGCTGACCGAGGCCCGTAACCACTTCGAGGCGCAGGGCGCGCGCGACGGCATCGTGGAGACCAGCGGGCAGTTGCGGACCGTCGCGGTCGGGCTGACGAAGATCGCCAACGATCTGCGCTGGATGGCCTCCGGCCCGCGCACGGGACTCGCCGAGATCAACCTGCCCGACCTCCAGCCCGGCTCGTCCATCATGCCGGGGAAGGTCAACCCGGTCGTCCCCGAGGCCGTGCTGATGGTCGCGGCGCAGGTCATGGGCAATGACGCGACGGTGGCGGCGGCGGGCGCCGCGGGCAACTTCGAGCTGAACGTGATGCTGCCGGTCATCGCCAAGAACGTGCTGGAGTCGGTGCGGCTGCTGGCCAACGTCTCGCGGCTGCTGGCGGACCGTACGGTCGACGGCATCACCGCCAACGCCGAGCGGGCCCGCGAGTACGCCGAGTCCTCCCCCTCGGTGGTCACCCCGCTCAACAAGTACATCGGTTACGAGGAGGCGGCCAAGGTCGCCAAGAAGTCCCTGGCCGAGCGCAAGACGATCCGCGAGGTGGTCATCGCCTCCGGCTACGTCGAGCGGGGCCTGCTGACCGAGCGGCAGCTCGACGAGGCCCTCGACGTGCTGCGTATGACGCATCCGTGA
- a CDS encoding DUF402 domain-containing protein, which translates to MTADIVETTEGGPAGEDGAGRPARWEPGDHILWRYRDNASERIHICRPVTVVQDTDELLAVWMAPGTTCVKPVLADGTPVHREPLSTRYTRPRRTVRDRWFGAGVLKLARPGDPWSVWLFWENGWNFKNWYVNLEEPRRRWAGGVDSQDHFLDICVYPDRRWEWRDEDEFAQAQRDGLMSPAQAADVREAGRTALAHIRAWGEPFGAGWEDWRPDPAWGVPPLPAGWDAVVTGGQR; encoded by the coding sequence ATGACAGCGGACATCGTGGAGACGACGGAGGGCGGCCCGGCCGGCGAGGACGGCGCGGGACGTCCCGCGCGCTGGGAGCCGGGGGACCACATCCTGTGGCGCTATCGCGACAACGCCTCGGAGCGCATCCACATCTGCCGTCCGGTGACCGTCGTCCAGGACACCGACGAGCTGCTGGCGGTGTGGATGGCGCCCGGCACCACCTGCGTCAAGCCGGTGCTCGCCGACGGGACGCCGGTGCACCGCGAGCCGCTGTCCACCCGCTACACCAGGCCGCGGCGCACCGTACGCGACCGCTGGTTCGGCGCCGGGGTGCTGAAGCTGGCCCGGCCGGGCGACCCGTGGTCGGTGTGGCTGTTCTGGGAGAACGGCTGGAACTTCAAGAACTGGTACGTCAATCTTGAGGAGCCGCGCCGCCGTTGGGCCGGTGGCGTGGACTCCCAGGACCATTTTCTGGACATCTGCGTCTATCCCGACCGGCGTTGGGAGTGGCGGGACGAGGACGAGTTCGCGCAGGCGCAGCGGGACGGGCTGATGTCCCCGGCGCAGGCCGCGGACGTACGGGAGGCGGGGCGCACGGCCCTCGCGCACATCCGGGCGTGGGGCGAGCCGTTCGGGGCGGGCTGGGAGGACTGGCGGCCCGATCCGGCCTGGGGCGTGCCCCCGCTCCCCGCTGGCTGGGACGCGGTGGTCACCGGTGGGCAGCGGTGA